The Candidatus Cloacimonadota bacterium genome has a window encoding:
- a CDS encoding helix-turn-helix domain-containing protein produces MNEMSDRWLSAKEICSYMGVSSDTVYRWVETHEMPVHRMGRLFKFKISEIDAWVKAGGASRKQQKVDSK; encoded by the coding sequence ATGAATGAGATGAGTGACCGTTGGCTCTCTGCTAAAGAGATCTGCTCATACATGGGCGTAAGCAGTGACACGGTTTATAGGTGGGTAGAAACACACGAAATGCCGGTTCATCGGATGGGGCGTTTGTTTAAATTCAAGATCTCCGAGATTGATGCATGGGTGAAGGCTGGTGGAGCAAGCCGCAAACAACAGAAAGTCGATTCGAAATGA
- a CDS encoding DEAD/DEAH box helicase, translating to MNVFELREKLIADYCSYVKGFITIKDESIKEMVATELKDGLLWPDPLIQLSPFFETGDTIDDLIESGILHPLCQQIFRIKRDETDFGKQMQLHRHQTEAIKRAAQGLNYILTTGTGSGKSLAYIIPIVNHILKTGSGKGIKAIIVYPMNALANSQEKELSKFINWGFSSDTKPVTFKRYTGQESEQDKHEICANPPDILLTNYVMLELILTRPNEAPLVNACKNLKFLVLDELHTYRGRQGADVAMLIRRTIDATRAEKVIYVGTSATLSSSGDRLEQNREISRVASLLFGSKVEPENVIGESLQRLTLEFDFSNPLVITKLRESIENALKKDTLDIEDIKQESFFSWIETTFGVETDPVSGKLYRSSAKCISGKDGGAEKLSKLTGIDISTCKSAIQHALMLGFKTINPSNGFPVFAFKLHQFISRGDTVYASLDENDIRHLTVQRQLFVPNSNKDKILLPLAFCRHCGQEFYTVTKVFDEEKEAWRFAPRELNERIFDEEQEAGFLYVNGADKWSDNAAENADKVPEEWKDQDGKIMYNRREYLPKPVLVTPDGQIRNSGRQMLFLEAPFRFCPNCMVSYAANQRSDFAKLSALGTEGRSTATTILSLSAVRHIRNMELPPEARKLLSFTDNRQDASLQSGHFNDFIQVGLLRGALYHALTGKAYEGVRHSELTQLVFESLGLCFDEYASNPEAGKGLAKTETERALRNVLGYHLYRDLKRGWRVNAPNLEQTGLLEIEYLSIDELAGDTDQWASCHPAIANADKETRTNILKAMLDWMRRELAIKVSYLDQQEQERILQHSQQRLVPPWGFDENEQTKQLTHASVLYPRSRKPGDYGGDTYLSTRSGFGQFIRRVNTFRNYDQKLTLDDTRTIIENLLQGLLSYGIIEKVRDSKTDDVPGYQIVADSMIWKAGDGSKGAYDPIRQTSVSMEGQPVNQYFKEFYQFIAASTRGLYSKEHTAQVSYDERERREDDFREAKLPILYCSPTMELGIDISLLNVVNMRNVPPTPANYAQRSGRAGRSGQPALVFTYCSTGSPHDQYFFKHPVNMVSGSVATPQIDLANEDMLHSHINAIWLSEAKLKLGNTLTEVIDISGQPPTLELLPDIQNALLDFSIRQRALTRASRIINSIEESIKMAVWYSPDWLSDTLSQLPLQFQQACERWRGLYKAALHQQEVQNKIILDASRKQSDKDQAKRLRREAESQLELLTTSSGAIQSDFYSYRYFASEGFLPGYNFPRLPLSAFIPGRRLKSGKDEYLSRPRFLAITEFGPRSFVYHEGSRYIIHQVIMPAQDEQNNVATSEAKLCPQCGYLHTDGTKEYISQCNVCEHCGSQLDAPIPNLFRLQNVVAKRRDQINCDEEERLKLGFDIRTTIRYAVRSGRLSCISAKIMRGDECLGTLTYGDSAMIWRINMGYRKRISGEPEGFWLDTERGYWAKRQDEDGDDDSPMGKSKILVRPFVSDTKNCLLFEPQVSVSDTILASLQAALKNAIQRVFELEDNELSAESLPSRDNRKSILFYESTEGGAGVLKRVIDVTGFKRVIKEAIELCHFDPISFEDLLKSPHAKEPCEAACYDCLMSYSNQTDHELLDRKAIIDILISLLSSNLSRSSSEFSRAEHYERLRKLAGSDLELKWLDYIYKGGLILPTHAQELIESCHTRPDYLYSDKYVAVYIDGPIHDSPNQANKDKKIQEDLEDTGWHVIRFRYDKDWPEIIAANENIFGEK from the coding sequence ATGAATGTTTTCGAGCTTAGAGAAAAGCTGATTGCAGACTACTGCTCATATGTCAAAGGCTTTATCACCATCAAAGACGAGTCGATCAAAGAAATGGTGGCTACTGAGTTAAAGGACGGCTTGCTCTGGCCAGATCCTCTGATTCAATTAAGCCCCTTCTTCGAAACTGGTGATACCATTGATGACCTTATAGAATCAGGGATATTGCATCCATTATGCCAGCAAATATTTAGAATCAAGAGAGATGAAACTGACTTTGGTAAACAAATGCAGTTACATCGGCATCAGACAGAGGCTATCAAGCGAGCAGCCCAAGGGCTAAACTACATACTTACCACAGGTACCGGTTCCGGTAAGAGCCTGGCATACATCATTCCCATAGTAAATCACATTCTAAAGACCGGCAGCGGGAAAGGCATCAAGGCCATAATAGTCTATCCCATGAATGCACTGGCTAATAGTCAGGAAAAGGAACTCAGTAAATTCATAAATTGGGGTTTCAGTTCTGATACGAAACCCGTCACATTCAAGCGATACACAGGTCAGGAGTCCGAACAGGATAAGCATGAAATTTGTGCTAATCCTCCTGATATTTTACTGACGAATTACGTTATGCTGGAGCTTATCCTGACCAGACCCAATGAAGCTCCCTTAGTAAACGCATGTAAAAACCTCAAGTTCTTAGTTCTGGATGAACTGCACACCTACCGTGGTCGGCAAGGTGCTGATGTGGCAATGCTGATCAGAAGGACTATAGATGCTACAAGGGCTGAGAAAGTGATCTATGTGGGTACCTCAGCAACTCTTTCTAGCTCCGGTGACCGCCTGGAACAGAACAGGGAAATATCCAGAGTCGCATCGCTACTTTTCGGAAGCAAAGTAGAGCCGGAGAACGTGATTGGTGAGTCTCTACAACGCTTAACCTTGGAGTTCGATTTTTCGAATCCATTAGTGATCACCAAGCTACGTGAATCGATAGAAAACGCTTTAAAAAAAGATACTCTGGATATTGAAGATATCAAGCAAGAATCATTTTTCTCATGGATAGAGACTACCTTCGGAGTAGAGACTGATCCGGTTTCAGGAAAATTGTACCGATCTTCGGCAAAGTGTATCTCCGGTAAGGATGGCGGGGCTGAGAAGCTCAGTAAGCTTACGGGGATTGATATATCAACCTGTAAAAGTGCGATCCAGCATGCCCTCATGTTAGGGTTTAAAACCATTAATCCGAGTAACGGATTTCCCGTCTTTGCCTTTAAGCTGCACCAGTTTATCAGTAGAGGGGATACTGTGTATGCATCTCTTGATGAGAATGACATTAGGCACCTTACAGTCCAGAGACAGTTGTTCGTTCCCAATAGCAATAAAGATAAGATACTGCTTCCCCTGGCATTTTGCCGTCACTGCGGACAGGAGTTTTATACTGTCACCAAGGTCTTCGATGAGGAGAAGGAAGCTTGGCGGTTCGCCCCCAGGGAACTGAATGAACGAATCTTTGATGAGGAGCAGGAAGCAGGATTTCTCTACGTAAATGGTGCTGATAAATGGTCTGACAATGCAGCAGAGAATGCTGATAAAGTACCCGAGGAATGGAAAGACCAAGATGGAAAGATCATGTACAATCGGAGAGAATATCTGCCAAAACCAGTGCTGGTTACACCCGATGGGCAGATTAGAAACTCAGGTAGACAGATGCTCTTCCTAGAAGCTCCTTTTCGTTTTTGCCCCAATTGCATGGTCTCTTATGCTGCCAATCAGAGAAGTGACTTCGCCAAGTTATCTGCCCTGGGTACAGAAGGCAGAAGCACTGCCACCACCATATTATCCTTATCGGCTGTAAGGCACATCCGTAACATGGAACTACCTCCTGAAGCTCGTAAGCTTCTGAGCTTTACGGATAACCGACAGGATGCATCACTGCAGTCTGGTCACTTCAACGACTTCATCCAGGTCGGTCTGCTGAGGGGAGCTCTATATCATGCTTTAACAGGGAAAGCTTACGAAGGTGTCAGGCACAGTGAACTAACCCAACTTGTCTTTGAGAGCTTAGGTTTGTGTTTTGATGAGTATGCCTCTAATCCCGAGGCTGGTAAAGGACTTGCCAAGACGGAAACAGAGCGTGCCCTGAGAAACGTCCTGGGATATCATCTGTATCGCGATCTAAAAAGAGGATGGAGGGTAAACGCTCCGAATCTAGAACAAACTGGGCTTTTGGAAATTGAATATCTTTCTATCGATGAGTTAGCAGGCGATACTGATCAATGGGCAAGCTGTCATCCTGCTATTGCCAATGCAGATAAGGAAACCAGGACAAACATCCTGAAAGCCATGCTGGATTGGATGAGAAGAGAACTTGCCATCAAAGTATCCTACCTCGACCAACAGGAACAGGAACGGATACTACAGCACAGCCAACAGCGTCTTGTACCCCCCTGGGGTTTTGATGAGAATGAGCAGACCAAGCAGTTAACTCATGCCTCGGTGCTCTATCCACGTTCGCGAAAGCCAGGAGATTATGGCGGGGACACCTATCTTTCAACCAGAAGCGGTTTTGGGCAGTTCATTAGGCGAGTTAACACCTTCAGAAACTACGATCAAAAGCTTACGTTGGATGATACGAGGACTATTATTGAGAACCTGCTTCAGGGTCTACTATCCTATGGTATTATCGAAAAAGTCCGGGATAGTAAAACAGATGACGTGCCAGGCTACCAGATAGTAGCTGATTCGATGATCTGGAAAGCTGGAGACGGTTCAAAGGGTGCCTATGATCCCATCCGTCAAACATCTGTTTCTATGGAAGGGCAACCTGTAAACCAGTACTTCAAGGAATTCTACCAATTCATAGCAGCATCAACCCGGGGTTTATACTCCAAGGAGCATACAGCCCAAGTATCCTATGATGAAAGGGAACGCAGAGAAGATGACTTCCGGGAAGCTAAACTGCCAATTTTGTACTGCTCCCCCACTATGGAATTAGGTATCGATATATCGCTACTAAATGTGGTTAATATGCGTAACGTTCCACCTACTCCTGCGAACTATGCACAGCGTAGTGGACGTGCCGGTAGAAGTGGTCAACCTGCATTGGTGTTCACGTATTGCTCAACCGGAAGCCCGCATGATCAGTATTTCTTCAAACATCCTGTTAACATGGTCTCTGGGTCTGTTGCAACCCCTCAGATTGATTTAGCCAATGAAGACATGCTGCACTCTCACATTAATGCTATCTGGCTATCCGAAGCCAAGTTGAAACTGGGAAACACCCTTACTGAAGTCATTGATATCTCAGGTCAGCCCCCAACACTAGAACTCTTGCCAGATATCCAGAATGCTCTACTGGATTTTTCGATCAGACAACGAGCCTTAACCAGAGCTAGCAGGATAATAAACTCCATCGAAGAGAGCATCAAAATGGCTGTTTGGTATTCTCCGGATTGGCTCAGTGACACCTTAAGCCAGCTTCCCTTGCAGTTTCAACAGGCCTGTGAACGTTGGCGTGGATTGTATAAAGCTGCTCTCCATCAGCAAGAGGTGCAAAACAAGATCATTCTCGATGCATCAAGAAAACAATCTGATAAAGACCAGGCTAAACGCCTCAGGAGAGAAGCTGAGTCCCAATTGGAACTTCTTACGACTTCAAGTGGAGCGATTCAATCAGATTTCTATAGTTATCGTTATTTTGCCAGTGAAGGCTTTCTACCTGGCTACAATTTCCCCCGCCTACCTCTGTCTGCCTTCATCCCGGGAAGAAGATTAAAGAGTGGTAAGGATGAGTATCTCTCAAGGCCTCGATTCCTGGCTATTACAGAATTCGGACCGAGGTCATTTGTTTACCATGAAGGTTCCCGCTATATCATCCACCAGGTTATCATGCCTGCCCAGGATGAACAGAACAATGTTGCGACCAGCGAAGCCAAGTTATGCCCTCAATGTGGATATTTACATACTGATGGAACTAAGGAATATATCTCTCAGTGCAATGTATGCGAACATTGTGGCAGCCAATTAGATGCACCGATTCCTAACCTATTCAGGCTCCAAAACGTGGTAGCCAAACGTAGGGATCAGATCAATTGCGATGAAGAAGAGCGCTTGAAACTTGGTTTCGATATCCGTACTACCATACGTTATGCTGTACGATCAGGTCGCTTATCTTGTATAAGTGCCAAAATCATGCGTGGTGATGAGTGCTTGGGAACCCTGACATATGGTGATTCAGCCATGATCTGGCGCATCAACATGGGTTATAGAAAGCGCATAAGTGGTGAACCTGAAGGGTTCTGGCTGGATACTGAACGTGGATATTGGGCAAAGAGGCAGGACGAAGATGGGGATGATGATTCACCTATGGGTAAATCGAAGATACTAGTTCGTCCTTTTGTAAGTGACACCAAGAATTGCCTCTTGTTTGAGCCTCAGGTTAGTGTGAGTGACACAATTCTCGCCTCTCTACAGGCAGCCTTGAAGAATGCCATCCAGAGGGTGTTTGAATTGGAAGATAACGAACTTTCAGCTGAATCGTTACCGTCGAGAGACAATAGAAAGTCTATCCTCTTCTACGAGTCTACAGAAGGTGGAGCTGGGGTTCTGAAACGGGTTATAGACGTGACTGGCTTTAAACGTGTCATCAAAGAAGCAATAGAACTCTGCCACTTTGATCCCATATCGTTTGAAGACCTATTAAAATCACCACACGCGAAGGAGCCCTGCGAAGCTGCCTGTTACGATTGTCTGATGAGCTATTCAAACCAAACCGACCATGAGTTGCTTGATCGCAAAGCGATTATCGATATACTTATCAGTCTTCTCAGTTCAAACTTGTCCCGCTCATCCAGTGAATTCTCTCGGGCAGAGCATTATGAGAGGCTTAGGAAATTGGCGGGCTCAGATCTTGAACTTAAGTGGTTAGATTATATTTATAAAGGTGGACTCATCCTGCCAACGCACGCTCAAGAACTCATCGAATCATGCCATACCAGACCAGATTATCTCTACAGTGATAAATACGTAGCCGTCTATATCGACGGCCCCATCCATGATTCACCAAATCAAGCGAATAAAGACAAGAAAATACAAGAAGATTTGGAGGATACTGGCTGGCACGTTATCAGATTCCGGTATGATAAAGACTGGCCGGAGATTATCGCTGCTAATGAGAACATCTTTGGGGAGAAGTAA